One stretch of Nicotiana tabacum cultivar K326 chromosome 18, ASM71507v2, whole genome shotgun sequence DNA includes these proteins:
- the LOC107811954 gene encoding elongation factor 1-beta produces the protein MAVTFSDLHTESGLKSVNDHLSGKTYISGDQLTKDDIKVYGAVLEQPSSDLYPNASQWYQAVSAKLASSFPGKAVGVRVGSQAAPAEAAPAKEAAKAADDDDDDDIDLFGEETEEEKKAAEAREATKASTKKKESGKSSILLDVKPWDDETDMKKLEEAVRSVQQEGLTWGASKLVPVGYGIKKLQIMLTIVDDLVSVDTLVEEKLTVEPINEYVQSCDIVAFNKI, from the exons ATGGCTGTAACCTTCTCAGATCTCCACACTGAATCTGGTCTCAAGTCCGTTAACGACCATCTTTCCGGAAAAACTTATATATCCGG AGATCAATTGACAAAGGACGATATTAAGGTATATGGGGCAGTTTTGGAACAACCCAGTTCAGATCTATACCCCAATGCTAGCCAATGGTACCAAGCTGTTTCTGCAAAACTTGCGTCAAG TTTTCCTGGAAAAGCTGTGGGTGTGAGAGTTGGAAGCCAAGCTGCTCCTGCTGAAGCTGCTCCAGCTAAGGAAGCTGCTAAG GCTGCCGAtgatgacgacgatgatgatATTGATCTCTTTGGAGAAGAGACAGAGGAGGAAAAGAAGGCAGCAGAAGCAAGGGAGGCTACTAAGGCATCTACCAAGAAGAAAGAGA GTGGAAAGTCATCCATTCTTTTGGACGTTAAGCCTTGGGATGATGAAACTGACATGAAGAAACTGGAGGAGGCTGTTCGCAGTGTTCAGCAAGAAGGGCTTACTTGGGGAGCAT CCAAATTGGTCCCAGTTGGCTATGGGATTAAGAAATTGCAGATTATGCTCACCATCGTGGATGACCTTGTCTCGGTGGACACTCTCGTTGAGGAAAAACTAACAGTAGAGCCTATCAATGAATACGTGCAGAGCTGTGATATTGTTGCCTTCAACAAAATATAA